TGCGGCAGAGCGAGCGTGGTCGCGCCGCCACTTCCGAGAGCGTGAGCGAGGCCGTGCTCTCCAACCTCGCCAGCGGCGTGCTGCTGTTCGCGAACAATGGGATGGTGCGGCACGCCAATCCGTCGGCGCGGGCCATCCTCGGTTTCGGCGCCCTCTTTGGCATGCACGCCCGCGATATCTTCCGGCGCGTGAGCGGCGTCCGCCGCGAGGGGATGGGCGAGACCACTCCCGACGCCCTCGTCGAAGCCATCGACCAGTGCTTGCGCCACGGCCTTCCCTTCCGCCGCATCGAGGCTGATTACCAGACGCCCGCCGGTGAACGCCGCGTGCTCGGCATCACCGTCTCGCCGGTGCGTGGCACGCTCGATGAAGCTCTCGGCGCTGCTTGCCTCATCAGTGATCTCACCGAGATCACCGACCTCAGCCGCCAGATGCGCGAGCGCGACAAGATGTCTGCGCTGGGCGAGATGTCCGCCGGCATCGCTCACGAGTTCAAGAACTCTCTCGCCACCATCTCCGGCTACGCCCAGATGCTCACCCGCGAGAACGATCCCGCGACCACCCAGCAGTTCGCCGCCAAGATCGTGGGCGAGACCCAGAACCTTACCCGCGTCGTCACCGACTTCCTGAATTTTGCCCGGCCGCAGGAGCTCGAGACCGGAGAGGTCCCGGTGCGCGCGCTGATCGAGGAGTGCGTGCAGGAATGTGGCGAATGCGGCATGGTCGCCGACCTCAGCCGCCTCTCGCCGGAGGTAACGCTCACCGGTGATCGCACCGCGCTGCGGCAGGCGTTCTCCAACCTGCTGCGCAATAGCGTGGAGGCCGCCGCCGGACGCCCGCTGCGCGTCGTGATATCCGCCGAGGCTGAAGGCTCGAACCTGCGCCTCTACTTTCGCGATGATGGCCCCGGCATCTCCGCCGAGAACCTCCCACGCGTCTTTATCCCGTTCTTTACCACCAAAGCTCAGGGCACCGGATTAGGCCTGGCCTTGGTGCAGCGCATCGTCACCGAGCATGGCGGAACGGTCAAAGCCGAGAGTAGCCCGGCGGGAACCCTGTTTACCCTGTCGTTTCCCGTGAAATACCCGGTCCCAACCACCGTTTCGGCGGATTAACATGTTGCTCAGGCGGAGCGTCGGGGTTATGCTTCCGTTAACCCCTGGCCTGGAAGGACAGGAACCACTATGGATCGCGCTATGAAATCACTTTTGTGCACCTTGGCCGCGCTGCTCATCGCAGCGCCGCTGGC
This Acidobacteriota bacterium DNA region includes the following protein-coding sequences:
- a CDS encoding ATP-binding protein, coding for MNVNVLTNPIVLKMLGTFVIAVLAFIIAVLWIRGLRKEILEDSRISEQRPAALGDIAFSLAAYNGVIQKLKEQETELQRLRQSERGRAATSESVSEAVLSNLASGVLLFANNGMVRHANPSARAILGFGALFGMHARDIFRRVSGVRREGMGETTPDALVEAIDQCLRHGLPFRRIEADYQTPAGERRVLGITVSPVRGTLDEALGAACLISDLTEITDLSRQMRERDKMSALGEMSAGIAHEFKNSLATISGYAQMLTRENDPATTQQFAAKIVGETQNLTRVVTDFLNFARPQELETGEVPVRALIEECVQECGECGMVADLSRLSPEVTLTGDRTALRQAFSNLLRNSVEAAAGRPLRVVISAEAEGSNLRLYFRDDGPGISAENLPRVFIPFFTTKAQGTGLGLALVQRIVTEHGGTVKAESSPAGTLFTLSFPVKYPVPTTVSAD